TGTTTGGCCCTGCAGCTTGGAATGATTTATTATTGGATGATTATGAGCTTAGAGTTCATCATACTGTAGATAATGATTTAGTATTTATTAACCCACTCATGCTTACCCAAACAGTGCACTTCATTCcacatttttccttttgtaaGGTTTTAAAACGCTAACAAATGCCTCTATATACACACCTGTGATTTCTCTGATCCTCAGAAACTGAGGTTCTGTTCAGAAGTTGTTGCAAATTGTCCTATAATAGAAATAAAGCATGtagctttgcttttttttacacTAGCAAAGCTACAGAAGgaaaagcagtgtgtagaaCATGCTCCTTGACCTCAAATGTTAGTGTACATCAGTGCAACTTCAACTTGCATCAAGAAATAGATACTTAAAATACATAAGAAATTTGAATAAACCAGGCTTGCAATGAGATTCTCATGTAGCCTATGATACAGTAGTATGTAACTCAATTGTTTGCAGTCCAAACAACTACTAACATGCATATGTAAGTAAATAGCTCACTTTATTTAAACCAAAGTGCAATATGcatttaatgaatgtaaaaaaactcaatacactttctataaacatttattcatctttattGGCCAGAGGACACCAGCTCAGACAAGGACTCCATATTGTTTGAGAACGTCTGTGTATTTTGCAATCTTGCTCTCAACGTTCTTTTCTGCCTGCTTGGTCAGCTTGGTCACTGTCTTTTTCTTGGTATAGCGGAGCTTagccttctcttttctcttctcctcaaGGGTGGCTGTGATCGCCTGGTACTTCCAGCCGACCTCGTGTGCCAGACGGCCAAGGAGGGCGAACtgaaggagaaaacaaaaaaataaaaaaggcacaatgtttaacaattaaatcaaatgtCCAATAGCATTTTATAATGCAGCAAAGATTGAATTTATTGCATTAGATCGCATGTACTAATTTTGGTCTAAAATCAACCTTGTTTGAGGTGACTTAATGTATAAATTTAACAATCTTTTAAAGTTTGAAGCTTCAACTTGAGGCACAACATGTCCCTGACTCAACTCAGTAGTCAGATCCGTAAAGGTTGTTTCATCAATAGATGATCAGTTTCGGGATAAAAGAGCTCATCACTGCTGAGTAAGAACTGTTGTTGCTAAATTGAAGCATTATGATTTGAGTTCATCTGTTCAAAAACTTCACTGTGTAAACACTACAAGTCAGGTTGGCAGGAGTGCAACATTAAAATCTCATCTAACCATTAACACTCAATGTCTGGAGTCTCACCTTGCGAGTGGGCTTCAGACGCACGATCTTCAGAGCAGCTGGGACAACCATGCGCTTCCTCTGTAgaaccaaaaaaataataatcagataACGAAACAAACAGCAGATCCAAATCATGGTGGTACTGTATGtcagttattttttcttttcagtgtcaTTCAAACAAGGTAGGTAAGGATTGTAAGATTCACATCATCGACAGCAGAGTTTAAGTTGCATGTAGAGGCTATAAAGAATATGGATACAATATGGGTCCAGGTTGGTCACCTTGTCATAGGGTGGGGGGATACCATCAAACACCTTCAGCCTCTCCAGAGCAGCCTGTCCCCTCTTGGTTTTGTGGGGCAGCATTCCTGTTTAAGAGAGGAGATTCTTTTAAGTTtcatacatattaaaataaccACCAGCAGCTTTATCAAATCTTCATTTGCCCAAACACAACATCCTTAACTCCACTCAGTAGTCAGATCCGTAAAGGTTGTCTCATCAATAGATGATCAGCTTCGGGATAAAAGAGCTCATCATTGTCAAGCAAGGAACTTGTGTTGGGTCAAATGAAAAAGCAACAGGATTATAAACATGTGAACAGCCTCAGAAACATTTaagtaaataattatataacaaATGTACACCTCAGTTAAAGTCAATCAGATCAATGCTTTTTATCAGCCTACACTTATGAAGACCTGAACTGAGCTCAGAAAATTATAGTCTAgaactacaactacagtgaggCTATACATCAGTTTAGTGCAAGGTGAAGTCGTGTATTGTTCATTGGTGTTCGAGAAATAATCTGGCTGCATCCTCCGTGTAAGGACATCttgttttgtgcatgtgtagagTTGTACTACATTCTCACCTCTGACAGTCCTCCAGAAGATCCTGCTGGGAGCTCTGAAGTGGTACGGTCCACGAGAGGGATTGGTGTTCATCCTCTTGCGCAGGAAAGCCAGGTACTTCACTGTAAAAGGGGCACATTACACTGAAATCATCTAATATTTTAAACGAAAGGTATTAGCAAAAACATTTTAGTACATAATGCTGTTGTCTCAGATGGTAGTGCATGTGAAGTATTATCATGGTCAGTGAAACTCGAATACACGTGATGAAGCATCACAGACAACAAGCACATCACAAAAGGCCCTTCATAACCACTCACACAGGTGATTTCACTTATCCTGGCTAATAACACCTCTCCTAAAAAAGTTGTGCATAGTTATCCTAGAAATACATTTCACTGAACTTCGTGACCCAATAAATATGGAGGTGTAAATTCTACCATATAGGTTTGGTGccaaataactgaaaacacctgtgtgaatGAACTTATGGTGTGCAGGGTATTTAAGATGAACACTCTACTCACGTTTGTTGCGGTAGAAGTTGCCGGAAATGTTGATGCCTTCGCatctcaccaccaccactttgtgtcctttaaaagtaaaaaagagcAATTTAGTATTCAAAACCCACAAAAAATTATTTCCAATTGTCAGCATCTTGTCTCAGATGGTAGTGCATGTGAGTTTTTTCATGGTCGTTAAACTCAACCAATGGGAGTAGGTTATCATCATAGACAGTTTTACGCAACACTGCAGCTAAATGTGCTGTATGGTATTAGATGATGCTGGCCTGGCCTCAGCACACTGACATTTCAAAACTAATCCTTACTTTAATACATACCCAGCAACACCTGTTTAGCCACAATGGCAGCGAGCCGGCCAAGAAGATGGCCCCTGCCATCAAGCAGCAGAACCTGCAGGATTGAGAAGAGAGTAATGTGAAATCAGGTTAACATTGGCTTTCCTAAGTGACACTTTATGCTGGCAAACTCAAGATTAGTCCTTCAAATTTTGGTTAGCCTCTGGCACCTTTTATGTTGCTACATCAAGTCTTGAGGTTAACTTGTGTAAGTTGTACATTTCAGGCTTTTACTGCTACtgaaaaaaaccttttaaaatgcaATGTTGCCTCTACGAACCTATTTAACTAAGATCAAAACATGCTAACACATTTGGTGTACTTGTGCCTACATTTAAGTGGGTGGCCATTACAGGTGTATAAAAGCAGTTTTAACAGAAGGCAGTTTAAATTGTCAGTTTTGTCCATTACCAAAAATGTCCACTAGACTTGACATTCATGCTAACGCCAGAAGCTGCCATGATAGACATAACTTAATCAATGTTTTAAGCTTCAACTTGAGGCACAACATGTCAGACTCAACTCAGTAGTCAGATCCGTAAAGGTTGTCTCATCAATAGATGATCAGTTTCGGGATAAAAGAGCTCATCATTGCTGAGTAAGA
This is a stretch of genomic DNA from Scomber japonicus isolate fScoJap1 chromosome 16, fScoJap1.pri, whole genome shotgun sequence. It encodes these proteins:
- the rpl13a gene encoding 60S ribosomal protein L13a, with translation MADRFNKVLLLDGRGHLLGRLAAIVAKQVLLGHKVVVVRCEGINISGNFYRNKLKYLAFLRKRMNTNPSRGPYHFRAPSRIFWRTVRGMLPHKTKRGQAALERLKVFDGIPPPYDKRKRMVVPAALKIVRLKPTRKFALLGRLAHEVGWKYQAITATLEEKRKEKAKLRYTKKKTVTKLTKQAEKNVESKIAKYTDVLKQYGVLV